From the genome of Paralichthys olivaceus isolate ysfri-2021 chromosome 4, ASM2471397v2, whole genome shotgun sequence:
TCTGTACGTTGTCACCTAGATAAACTTAAATGGTGTTAGATACTGATATAGATACAGACCCAAACATTCAGCTGCCACCTTAACAGTTTCTCCTACTGTTCTTTATTTATGACCTGcagtatttttactttcagaCCAGAGATAAAAAAGTTAtctcagcaggtttttatcaTCGATGTCAGAGGGACGTCCTTATGGAGCAAATATTTTTAGATGTGTTCATCATTTATGAAAATATCACCAAAGCAGTCTGTCATCCTTTGAACCCAGCCTGAATTTATTTTGAGCTTTCCCTTTGAGACCCATCAATCTGACGGGCTTGAGTTAGTCAACTTGCCCTGGGTCCATTTTGATTAGCAgtgttgattttttaaaaatgcatataAATGTTCCTTCATCCATATGAACTCGGTATTTACTCCTTGTCAGTCAGCGTAGACGGTATTTGCCCTCAGGTTTGCTGAGTTTCTTCCGTGTTTAATGAAGAATATTTGTTTCCAAAGTGGAACAATCAGAACAAATTATCCAATCACCTAAGATCATTTGTTGATGATCCTTTGGTTAGTTTAAAAATCTTGGTCTGATCATGCAACTTTATTTgttataaatgtataatatatcATTTATAATAAGTAGAACATGAACTTGTTCATGtctgtgatttctgcagctttttaaaGCTGTAACCACAAAGTAAAAGCCACAGTGCTTCATTTTCAAGTGGcagctgttgttgtgatattgATCGGTCGAAtcaatcacagtgaaaaaaaattacaaatgtcATTTTAAGAATAACAGGGTTGCCTTCAGAGTaacacctttttttcttttgttgcttttctatacaaaatatataaatgtttaatatcTGGTAACGGGTTAGACGTGGAGGCTGACACCACTTCGAGTGTtgaaaaatggatgaaaacaagAGCACTGCGTTTGTACTCGACTGCTCTTTACGATAATGTTCATCCTTCCTATAGGACCAGGATCAATCTACTGTATTAAGGCAGCATCTGATACCGTTTCCCCCTTTATTTTAGGCCTGAGGGCACAGAACACGTGTAATACACCCAGTAATCCCCCGTTAgtagaaatgttttatataatcctctcctcttctgttgcTGGGTTAAAGAAAAAGCTCCTGCGTCATCACAGCTCAACCATGCACCTACCTATATTATGTCCCCAGAGTTAGTGGGATTAATGCAGCCCCACAATCCAGACATTTGATATTACAACATAGTTTAAAACAGGTCACCTGTAATCCCATATCATGATCGAAAAATGTAATGATGGTAACATGCAGTATCACTCACAAAGGAGAAATATactcctcccctctctgcagctgcacatcACATTCTCTATGATCCTTACTGAGGCTGTCATAAACCACAACTCGACCTGCAGGTCACAGGTACTAGATTCATTTTCCCAAAAGCATTTCGACTGCATCTGGTGTCACGATGACGCTGCACAGAGCAGAAGTGATCTGATGGAAGAAGAAACCCTGCAGCTGGGAGAAGCGGCAGTTTTTATGACTTCGTCCCTCCGGCTCAATTTTCTCCAGGCACAAATTCAACGTTTTTACGACTTTTTTATTCATGACTTATTTTCAAGCTTAAAAATCAGTTACACATTCTTATTTTAGGTTTGAGTCAGGGTTAAGGTTAAATCTGTGCTGGTTTTAGTTTAATATGCAGGCCTTATCTTTGTTCATCAGTAATGTTTGGTAAGGAAACACTTTGTCACTGGTATATTACAAGAGCATATTAGTAAATGCAAGAATTTGTCAGAACATAGTGAATAGTGATGTAAAGCCATTTTTAATGCGCTGTCATATTGAGAAAATCACTAACTCCTCTCACTGGAGAAACTCAGAGGAGAGAATGTTTCattgattatcaaaataatctgaaatatttttctgttgatcAACTATTAATTATTTAACTCAACAATTTCAGTTCTAGCATAAATAGATTGTCAGCGTAAGTGCTGAGACCTCAGCATCAATATGATATATGTGGTAGATGTTTCATGATACTAATCAGTTGTTTTATCAATCACATAGGTTTTATTGATGatcaattgattgattgattcagtCATTTCCTGTTGAGGTGTCTGTTCTACCCTCAGAGACACTGGTCAATGCTCCTGACGCTGCATCATCAGTGCAGTGATGCAAACCCAACACGTTGGCATTCCACAGGTGATGTCTCTACAGTGTCGTGCTGCGTCTCACGTTTTCTGTCCGAGCTCAgccaagccccccccccccccaccccccgcgCCTGCCCGACACTGACTGACCCACGGTGCCTCTGGAGCTTGatgtgttgccatgacaacgAGCCAAACAGCCACCCATCTTGTGAGGCAGGCCTCGCCGGGGCTTCTTCATCATGgttgttttcctctccttctcctcgcTTTCATTCACTGACAGTCTTTATCGTCCCATCTAGGTAGGTTTTTTGAGTAGGATTTGTTTGACAGAAGAGAGGTAGTTATGCAAAGAGGAGGTTTCCTGCATCTCTTGTCTGTTATATGTCATTTAGAGTCTATATAGCTCTCATTGTTCTTTATGTTGATGGTGTCACAAGCTGTCTACTGAAACACAGTGCTTAATAAACCTGTGTGGGGAATGTACTgtacaaacaataaaagatgGGATTTTTCTCCCTTGATATATCTCTTGATCAATCCTTCTTTCAcagtctgtttctttctctctctctttctctctctctctctctctctcatacacacaggagggagaagaaaaggaaaacagagggaggcGAGAGGGTGTGATCATACATCATAAATGTAATATCAGCCTCcctcttcaggaaaaaaaaagtgatcCTACTCTTGCTTTCGAACTTTGAGTGTGGTTTGATGGATCGACAGTGGAGACCTCAAACACACCATGCACTGATAACCTGCACACCCCCCTCCCAGCTTCATCAGTGCGGCCTGTCACTGCAAATTGATAAGTTGTTCACTGCCTTGCTTTGTCAACAACACAGTGAATGGTTCACTCCACAGCAGATGAAGATGTGTGATGATGAAGACAGCACCGAAGTGAAACTGTGATTTGTCATCATAGTGTCATCTTCTCTTGGCtcattcactttcttttctctaaaTAAGAAACGGACTCGTGTTTTTCTTAAGGACAAACTTTGactgcttttattgttttcgGTGCTACAGAGCTCGTGGTGTAGGACGGAAACCCTGCGTGTCTCATGGTAAAAATGCATGGAATCGGCACATGACACGTCTTGCATGGCAATACAACGATGGCTGCCGGCGCGTAAAGGCTAAATACTGTAGCTacaaacactgaataaacatgagCTTGTACATTAAGAGCGAGAGTTCTTGTCTTGTCTCATTTGATCAGCTGACCTCAGGTTTTCTTGAACACATACATAAGAGACTGTCCCTGAATGAAAAGTCTGGATGGTATTAATTCGCAGTTCCACACAGTCCGCTCCATCGCTCCGCGTGCCAGTGAATACGTGGGGTCACGGTCTGTGGAATTTAcatttgataatcttcttgaaAGCATTTTGGAAGTCTTTGTTGAAGTAGGCATATATGATGGGGTTGAGGAGAGAGTTCGAGTAGCCCAGCCAGTTTATGACTGCGCCCAGCCACTCGGGCATGTAGCAGCGCTCTGCGCAGAAAGGCAGCACCAGAGCCACGATGAAGAATGGCAGCCAGCAGAAGATGAACGTCCCCATGATGATCCCCAGCGTCTTCACCGTCTTGCGCTCCCGGGCCAGCGCGATCTTCCTCTTCGCCCCCGAGTTCTTCTCATTCATGTGCTCGTAGCCATGCGAGGACTGCGGGGTGTTGGGCAGAGGCAGGTGCGTCTTGGAGTTGCTCAGAACTTCTATGATCTCCAGTGACTCGCCCTCCTCCCCGTGCTTCACTGCGCCGTTTACGCACGGAGAGCTGGTTTTGGACTCGTCCCCGAGTTTCCAGCCCTTTCCCCCGGCCTCCCCGTTGGTTTTCTTGTGGAAGATGGCCGGGGACACGGTTAAGCACTTGTCTGACACTTTggctttctctgtttttttgaCCGTCTTTCGAATCCGAAACCGAGCAGCCTTGAATATTCGCCCGTACAGGACCAACATGAGGATAAGGGGGATGTAAAAAGCCCCAAACGTGGAATAGATGGTGTAGCCCGGGTCCTGGCTGATGATGCAGGCGTCAGGGTCTGCTCTGTCTTCGGCACTTCTCCAGCCTAACATAGGCGGAATAGAGATGGAGAAACCAACTAACCAAGTCACACTTATCAAGAGCGCAGCTCGCCTCGGTGTCCGTTTATTTACATAGTCAATAGGGTCGGTTATGGCCCAGTACCTGTCCAAGGCAATTGCGCACAGATGCAGGATGGATGATGTGCAGCACAGTACATCCAGTGAGATGAATAAATCACAGATCTCCTGTCCCAGTGTCCATTTGTTCAAAACCTGATAGAGGGCCGCCATAGGCAGAACCAGAACCGATACCATTAGGTCTGTCACGGCCAGGGACCCGATCAGATAGTTGGCCACATTCTGGAGCGATCTCTCCAAGGAGATGGCTGCCACGACGCACGCATTGCCAAATATGGAGCAGAGGATAAGGGACCCCAGGAGCAGGGAGGTGATAATCTGGTAACTCAGCTTCAGGTCAGGCAGAGACCCAAACCCCGTGCCGTTCTCACCCCCGTCCCAGTCCGCCACCACGTCCATCCCGTGAGGGTACCGGCCGGTCGCGTTGCTCCCGTTGCTGCTTGTTATAAAATCCATGATGCGACCACACTCGGAGCGCAACTTTcccagagcagtgtgtgtgggggggggggggggggagggggggataCGCAGCTGGACAGATGTGCAggacacagtcagtcaccccctcaaactgctgctgctttctcttTTACCGGGGTCCATCGGAGTTACCGAGTTCGTGCCGTCGCTCCCAGGACGCATGACGCAGgcgtgtttgtgagtgtgtgtgatggggggttgtgtgtgtgtgtgttggagccCGTGAGTGTTGACAGCCGGTTTGCGCTCACTGTTACTGCGAATCATCTGAGCTTAGTGGCGGCGTGAATTCATTTATAGCAGCAGCTTTGGGTACGTCAGACCTCGAGGAGGTCGCCCTGGAGTTTTGTGCGTGTGCTCCGCTTGTTGCTCAGTTTTTCACCGCAGACAGTCGAGGAGGATGCCgagctctcctctctctccttttccttcgGACTCACTGAGTAGCTATAGTATTTCGTGGATGACTTTTTAAATGGTAGGTGTCAGCCAGGACTAACACTTATTAAACTTATTAACGAACACGATAACAAGACAGGAAAGAACCAGGCACATGTGTGTAAGCTATCTTGATCTTTCATCACTTCTGTGTTTGTAACCGGGAAACTTGAGAAAAGGTAAAATGCGTAAAAGAGTGCTGAGAGTGAAAGGTGGTTTCAGGACCAGGGACAGCGTCATGTCAGTACATAGAGGAAAGCTGCTGCCATCTGCTGTCCACAGCAGGTACTCCACCAAAGCGTGGCTCCTGATCTCACTGCTGCGGGTTCACATTGAAGTGAGGCACTGTGGGAAGGGTGAGGAAACCGGGAGGGGGCTGGTCTGCTGCTGAGGGAAATGGTAGAAAGATAGAAGACTGGGTGAgaagcaaagtgtgtgtgtgtgtgtgtgtgtgtgtgtgtgtgtgtgtgtgtgtgtgtgtgtgtgtgtgtgtgtgtgtgtgtgtgtgtgtgtgttggggagaATTGCTTGAAAACAATAAATGCTGTGGCTTCATATTTGAGTTGACTAATATTGAGcagtgagaaataaaaacagtgatgaaATACGGGTGTGTCCTCAGAGGGGATGGATTGTATTTAACATGATTGTTTTTCTATTCTAAACTTCtgctcaaagcactttacactgaGTGAAAATCACCCATCCGCAtgcacattcatacagcgcttCTATATATAGTGGCTCTCTATTATACATCCCATTCATACACTGCCAGGACGCCCATCAGAGACAATTTGAGTTGTAGTGTCTTGCAAGGACAACACAACGTGAAGAGCTGAGGAGCTCGGGATCGAACAGCTGACCTTTTGAGCCACCTCTTAGGGGGTGGGGAGCATTGTTATCTGAAGGCTGTGTGTGGACAATAATTCAATTCAGAATTCAAAGGGGAAGTGGAATTAAAAGGATTTAAAATGGAGAATTGTGAAAACGTTTTTTTGCAGGGCAGTAACGTTTGCTGTCTGCACGATTGGTAATTGGGTTGCTATTGTAATAGTATGATTTAACAcccctatacacacacatatatatatatatatatatatatatatatatatatatatatatatattgtatggcatcattTCTCATTTGCAAACTCAGATCCTCAGATTGAGGACTAAAAAGCCTTTGGCTCAGGGTTCCCTAAACTTTGGACCTAAGCTGCTAAATATATTTCTGCAGAGAAGCTTTTAAGGGATCTTTTGTAATTAGTTTGcataatgtttatatattttctagTCATATTGATTTAAACTGCCATCTGTATTTGTCACTTTAATAATCCATAATGTTTCATACGGTTTTATGTCCCCTCTTACTTGATGACAAAACATattgaattttttatttatgtcttttgGCACTAGTCAGGAAAGACAGAAATTATGGGGTAGAGAAAAGGGACAGCAGATCCTAGGTCAGAAACAAAGTATGTAAGTAATTTTAATTCTTATCACTTTTAGGTGAGAGAGGTGACAGTACATCTGGGATCTGTAGTTCATTGTTATAACTACCTGCATGACTTGTGTTTTGATCTCAGTGGCACTGCCGGTCAAAGCAGGGTCACCACATGGGTTAAGTAGGGTCTCTGTTCAAGAGCCCCAGTTTCCTGAGGTCCCCCAAAGTTCCAGATCACCGTGTGACAACtggttttcagttttaatttgtcCGTTTGTAATAAAATGTGAACCATCACAAAGAAGTACTACCTTACATTATCACTGTAATGTCTGGCTCTGTCTTGTAAGACTGTGCCCACAGGGGTGATCATGTTTCTAGGAATCTGTCCATAAtggcaaatttaaaaaatactctAGTAGACTAGTTTAGTCGGTCCATGAATCAGAGGATTTAGCAACATAGCCTAATATAAACTAAACCCTAAAAAGTTTGGATTTCACACTTTTCCCCTTCAcgttctttttctcttctaatAAAGAATCTTCTGCTCCTTTTCAGACGATAAATTCACCTGTGAAAAAGAGCGATTGAACAGGTTCTACTGACATTTTTCATCGAATACACTTTCTCCTTGTCTAGAAGTCTGACAAAGACGAGTCAGAAACAAAACACGGACATCTAATAAAGGAAGAGGAATTATATTTATACcacaactacacaaacacacacacacacacatacacactctcctTGTGCTCTGTTTATCAAGTGGAGAATGAAAAAAGCTGACATCATGGTATGGATGTGATGAAAAAAGGTGGCTCTGGctttttcatcttatttttgtgtgttcagtggTTGAATAGAGATGTGTTTTCTATAGGTCACACGGGACAATAGTGAGGCCGGGAACTGTGCTACTATTGTAATGTGGCTCACCAGAGGGACTTTGTCTTTGTCAACAGTGTGGAATGTCCCAGGGGGCTAACGGGGCCAGGACGGACCAGGCCAGAGGGCTTCACCGCTCACCACCTTTGCACTGGAACAGCAGTGGTATAGAGTCAGCTGCACTCTATACATCCAGAAGTTGGAAGCGGAAACAAGACTGAAGGAAAGATGGCAGGGGAAAGACCAAGCTAGCTGGTTGAAGTCACATCAGACACTCTCTGCTGGTGCCTGAGGGGGCTGCAAGAGCAACATCATGAACTGCCATGCGGGGGCCTCTGGTGTGAATGCCAAGAGCAGAGTTAGAAGTCAAGGACCTGAGGACGCcagtgaagaaagagaaaccTCGTGTTTAAGGACAGTGAGACCTTGTCTGAGGAGTGCAGATCCAGCAGGAGAGGGGAGGTCGAGCGGTGCGGAGCATCTGATGAGACCTGCCCTGCCGGGGAGGAAATCACACAAAAAGACCTGCAGAGAGGATGGCAGAGGAAGGTGGAGAGAGGACAACCAAGAAACTGAGGAGGAGAGACGCAGTGTTGAACATGTTGAAGGAAaggacagaggaaaacaaaggcaGAGGAAGACTGAAAGAACTGAGACACGTGGAGATGGAGGGACAGGAAGCACTGGAGGTTCATCCAGCTGTAATTCTTTGGAAGCCAGAGAAGGATCTAACAGCTTCCCAAGAGGAAACACATATCTCAGACCTCTCAGTATAGCCTGCTCCCAGACCATCCCCATCAATTTAAATGCCCAATCTCCTCGGCCCACAGCAAGAGGCACgtcttcttctttccctcagCCTCCCGAACCATCCAGAACCACACCTCTGTCACCTCAGAGGCGACCTGCAGGAGCCTTGCACCGCCACCCGCTTAGTTCATCCAGGGAGCCGGATCCTTCCTGGGTGGAGGTCGGAACGGTGACAGCAACTGGGCGATCGTCACAAAGTCGTCATAGCTCAGAgttaggagaggaggaggagggtgaagaagaagaagaggaggaggaggaggaggatgtggaagGTGGAGATGAAGAAGGTAGCGGCGTGATGGATGTGATGAGTCAGACCATGACACTGACAGTGGTGCCGCCCTCTGTGCCGtttggagagaggaggatgattaaaagagagaaaaaccgGATTAAGTGTCTGAGGAGGAGgcaaaggaggagggagaggtggagacaGAGTCAGCTGGAGAGCAGACAGGTGAATGACGCAATTAACAGTCTCCTTGTTATGACTCTGCCTGCTGAAGTGTTCGTTTACCAAATATTTTGCCAGTGAAGAACTACAGAAGTGGTGATTCAGTGACTGAATaattctttttctctcccattTCTCAATTCATGTTATAATCAAAGCAAATCTGATGTGATTCAGTTCATGTGGCCACTGAAAACTTGCACCAGAGttcacacagaagaagaaaaacaccacaTGCAGTGTGTCTTTTATTTGGTTGATGACTTTAGGGAACAAGTGGACACAGCAAAGTGAAGTATTTCAAGTGATGCTGTAATATTTATACCACCACAGCGCTTAAATGACCTAACTCATGCACTCAAGGGTCTGATTGCATTTAAGATGGAAGGCTAATGcacaaaacaaagtaaaagctgtgtgtgtgtgtgtgtgtgtgtgtgtgtgtgtgtgtgtgtgtgtgtgtgtgtgtgtgtgtgtgtgtgtgtgtgtggtacataacataaacataaaatacaaaaatcagaTTTGAATATTGCTTTGTGCACTTCTTCTCACTGTATTGATTTATGGCACTTTACAGGACAGAGTGTAGCTACTGGCCACATTtatatccgtgtgtgtgtgtgtctgtctgtctctcgaCGGCCCTATCAGCACCAGGCTCATCTCAACAGCCATTGTCTGTGCGGTTTAAAGTGGGGTTACATCTGAATGAGTATCACGATGAGGCTTGGGCAGAGAGCCCTTCAAAACCAGGCAGAAAAAAGAGCAGATTCTGTTTTGATTGGCTGCTGCAGATCTGCAGTCATGTCGGAGGGTTGAATTTATTCTAACTGCTGTATCACAGACGGCTCAGTAGAATTAGCTGCTTTGATAATGAGAATATCGATTTTCTAATTCCTGCGTCCCTCCGGCTGATTCCATTGTTTTAAACTgagcctctcctccctctctggctCATTGAAggttgtgtgttgatgtttatCCATGATGTGGTTACACACATCTCACATACTCTCAGTCTCTAACAGATagaattgtgtgtgttgttacatGATGAATCCACCATGAGGAAAATGCATCTATTTTTAAATCTGCCCAAACTTACCCTACATTTATCGTGCATGTAATTTATAATGCATTTTCAGGAGAGTAGAACTCCGCCGAGCCCTGCACCTCATTTGTTCTGTCGTAGTTCTAAAACTACTGAAGACACGCACTAGTTGTTAATTCCCTACTGAACCCACATTATCCCAGTTACACTTTGGTGGTAGTTACAGGTTTCTAGTGTGATTTATTACTATACAGCAGCTGAACAGTCTACCCcctcaaccatatttaaatCTGGATTTGTATCAGGATCCACACTTAATTGCCCACAGACATCAATGTTCCTGATTCCtgcattattccctgggaaatcagtgaaagtaTTTAAAACACCCTCTCTCACAtgttaaaataagaaattaagAAATTCCCAGATCGGCCCCTTTGTCTGAATTGGCACCAAATTTGAATAGGTTCTTTCTTGGTTCATGTTgaatctttccaccaagttttgaaGAAATCTTTTCTGTGAAACAGACAAACCactgacagaggtgaaaacaaaaTCTCTTTGTGGAGTTAATTAAGGGTCAAGAGCTGAATGTAAGAAACTCACATTatgtcctgtgtttgtcatgtgtACACAAGCAGAAATTAATCGTAATGTAATTCAACACAGGTTTTGTTAATGTATCATGGTGCTGGTAGCATATGTTAAAAAAACCCAGGCTAGCTGCTTGTCTCTGTGCCCAgtatgctaaactaagctaatcCTGCCTCAGCCCCATGCAGCTCCATATTTAATGCATGTACAAGGGTTGGTATTGATCGTCTCACCAAACTCTCAGAAAGTGAGTAGGT
Proteins encoded in this window:
- the htr1aa gene encoding 5-hydroxytryptamine (serotonin) receptor 1A a, with the translated sequence MDFITSSNGSNATGRYPHGMDVVADWDGGENGTGFGSLPDLKLSYQIITSLLLGSLILCSIFGNACVVAAISLERSLQNVANYLIGSLAVTDLMVSVLVLPMAALYQVLNKWTLGQEICDLFISLDVLCCTSSILHLCAIALDRYWAITDPIDYVNKRTPRRAALLISVTWLVGFSISIPPMLGWRSAEDRADPDACIISQDPGYTIYSTFGAFYIPLILMLVLYGRIFKAARFRIRKTVKKTEKAKVSDKCLTVSPAIFHKKTNGEAGGKGWKLGDESKTSSPCVNGAVKHGEEGESLEIIEVLSNSKTHLPLPNTPQSSHGYEHMNEKNSGAKRKIALARERKTVKTLGIIMGTFIFCWLPFFIVALVLPFCAERCYMPEWLGAVINWLGYSNSLLNPIIYAYFNKDFQNAFKKIIKCKFHRP
- the rnf180a gene encoding uncharacterized protein rnf180a, with protein sequence MNCHAGASGVNAKSRVRSQGPEDASEERETSCLRTVRPCLRSADPAGEGRSSGAEHLMRPALPGRKSHKKTCREDGRGRWREDNQETEEERRSVEHVEGKDRGKQRQRKTERTETRGDGGTGSTGGSSSCNSLEAREGSNSFPRGNTYLRPLSIACSQTIPINLNAQSPRPTARGTSSSFPQPPEPSRTTPLSPQRRPAGALHRHPLSSSREPDPSWVEVGTVTATGRSSQSRHSSELGEEEEGEEEEEEEEEEDVEGGDEEGSGVMDVMSQTMTLTVVPPSVPFGERRMIKREKNRIKCLRRRQRRRERWRQSQLESRQSSTGNPSSSSSEDDEDVSAGDREGYICAVCLDVYFSPYMCTPCNHVFCEPCLRTLAKNSPTNTPCPLCRTVITHVFFQKELNQTARTFFPKEYLSRKQNFQKASCAKWPLPSCRKLFRIFGGFQRQPSPNARRQFSRGGGYRLDALDFEDDSGGWRFDMDMVIIYIYSVNWVIGFFIFCFLCYLFFPSF